In one window of Nicotiana tabacum cultivar K326 chromosome 12, ASM71507v2, whole genome shotgun sequence DNA:
- the LOC107822405 gene encoding serpin-ZX-like, producing MDLRESINNQTDVSFMLAKNIFSKEVKGDSNVGFSPLSIQIVLGLIAAGCKGPTQDQLLCFLKSKYIDELNSLYSHLVNIVFVDGSPNGGPRLSVANGVWIDQTLPLKPSFKQVVGNVYKAALESVDFQNKAAEVADQVNQWAKMETNDLIKEVLPRDAVNNMTRLILANALYFKGEWNEKFNASETKDHEFLLLNGGSIRAPFMTTKKKQYIAAFDGFKVLRLPYKQGTDTRRFCMYFILPDAHDGLLALVEKISLEPAFLNNHVPYGKVRARKFLIPKFKITFEFEASNILKGLGLTLPFCGGDLTEMVDSPISQNLSISQVFHKSFIEVNEEGTEAAAVTATVIMTMSLIIEKEIDFVADHPFLFLIRDESTGAVLFIGSVMNPLAG from the exons ATGGATCTCAGGGAGTCAATCAACAACCAGACGGATGTTTCTTTCATGCTAGCTAAGAACATTTTCTCCAAAGAGGTTAAAGGCGATTCGAATGTGGGGTTTTCTCCTCTTTCAATTCAAATAGTTCTTGGCCTGATTGCTGCCGGATGTAAAGGACCAACGCAGGATCAGCTGCTCTGTTTCCTCAAGTCCAAATATATTGATGAACTTAACTCTCTTTATTCTCATCTTGTCAATATCGTCTTTGTTGATGGCAGCCCTAATGGAGGTCCGCGTTTGTCTGTTGCTAATGGTGTTTGGATCGACCAAACACTCCCTCTTAAGCCTTCTTTCAAGCAGGTTGTGGGCAATGTTTACAAGGCTGCTTTAGAGTCTGTTGATTTTCAGAACAAG GCTGCTGAGGTTGCCGATCAAGTCAATCAGTGGGCTAAAATGGAGACAAATGATCTTATCAAAGAGGTTCTTCCTCGTGATGCAGTGAACAACATGACAAGGCTGATCTTGGCCAATGCACTATATTTCAAAGGAGAATGGAATGAGAAGTTCAATGCTTCAGAAACGAAAGACCATGAATTCCTTCTCCTCAATGGAGGGTCTATTCGAGCACCATTTATGACTACCAAAAAGAAGCAGTACATAGCAGCGTTTGATGGCTTTAAAGTATTGAGGCTTCCTTACAAACAGGGCACAGACACGCGTCGCTTCTGCATGTATTTCATTCTCCCAGATGCCCATGATGGATTACTTGCTTTAGTGGAAAAAATCAGCTTAGAACCAGCATTTTTAAATAACCATGTTCCATATGGAAAAGTTAGAGCGCGCAAGTTTCTTATCcctaaattcaaaataacttttgAGTTTGAAGCTTCCAACATTCTAAAGGGACTCGGCCTCACTTTGCCTTTTTGTGGTGGTGATCTCACTGAGATGGTTGATTCCCCTATATCTCAGAACCTGTCTATTTCACAGGTTTTTCACAAGTCTTTCATTGAGGTAAATGAGGAAGGAACCGAAGCTGCAGCTGTTACCGCTACTGTTATAATGACCATGTCCTTGATTATTGAGAAGGAGATAGATTTCGTCGCGGACCATCCATTCCTATTCCTTATAAGAGACGAATCTACTGGTGCAGTGTTGTTCATAGGCAGTGTGATGAATCCTCTAGCAGGTTAA
- the LOC107822404 gene encoding serpin-ZX — translation MGHSHSHFHSSNSSNDQNMDMGESITTQTDVSFVLAKHVFSKEVKGDSNLMFSPLSIQIVLGLIAAGSKGPTKDQLLCFLKSKSIDELNYLYSHLVNIVLVDGSPNGGPRLSVANGVWIDQTLPFKPSYKKVVDKVYKAASSSVDFQYKAAEVANQINQWAKMKTNDLIKEILPHGTVNNMTRLIFANALYFKGVWNEKFNASETKDHEFHLLRGGSIKAPFMTSKQKQYAAAFDGFKVLGLHYKQGKDIRRFCMYLILPDARYGLPALIDKISSEPGFLNYHLPFEKAKMHKFLIPKFKTTFGFEASNVLKGLGLTLPFSTGGLTEMVDSPLGGRLFVSQFFHKSFIEVNEEGTEAAAVTASVIMTKSLIIEKEMEFVADHPFLFLIRDDATGVVLFIGSVLNPLAG, via the exons ATgggacactctcattctcattttCACTCATCCAATTCTTCCAatgatcaaaatatggatatggGGGAATCGATCACCACGCAAACGGACGTTTCTTTCGTGCTCGCTAAACATGTTTTCTCCAAAGAAGTTAAAGGAGATTCCAACCTGATGTTCTCTCCTCTTTCAATTCAAATAGTACTTGGCCTGATTGCGGCCGGTTCTAAGGGGCCAACTAAGGACCAGCTGCTCTGCTTCCTCAAGTCCAAATCTATTGATGAACTTAACTATCTTTATTCTCATCTTGTCAATATCGTCTTGGTTGATGGAAGCCCAAATGGAGGTCCCCGTTTGTCTGTTGCTAATGGTGTTTGGATCGACCAAACACTGCCTTTTAAGCCTTCTTACAAAAAGGTTGTGGATAAAGTTTACAAAGCAGCTTCAAGTTCTGTTGATTTTCAGTACAAG GCTGCTGAGGTTGCCAATCAAATCAATCAGTGGGCTAAAATGAAGACAAATGATCTCATTAAAGAGATTCTTCCTCATGGAACAGTAAACAATATGACAAGGCTCATCTTTGCAAATGCATTATATTTTAAAGGAGTATGGAATGAGAAGTTCAATGCTTCAGAAACAAAAGACCATGAATTCCATCTTCTCAGAGGAGGGTCTATTAAAGCGCCTTTCATGACTAGCAAGCAGAAGCAATATGCAGCAGCCTTTGATGGCTTCAAAGTGTTGGGACTTCATTACAAACAGGGCAAAGATATCCGTCGTTTCTGCATGTATTTAATTTTGCCAGATGCCCGTTATGGATTACCAGCTTTAATAGATAAAATTAGTTCAGAACCAGGATTTTTAAATTACCACCTTCCGTTTGAAAAGGCAAAAATGCATAAGTTTCTTATCCCTAAATTTAAAACAACTTTTGGTTTTGAAGCTTCTAATGTTTTAAAGGGACTTGGCCTCACATTGCCTTTCTCCACTGGTGGCCTCACTGAGATGGTGGATTCCCCGTTAGGTGGGAGGTTGTTTGTTTCACAGTTTTTTCACAAGTCCTTCATTGAGGTAAATGAGGAAGGAACTGAAGCTGCAGCTGTTACAGCTAGTGTAATAATGACCAAGTCATTGATAATTGAGAAGGAAATGGAGTTTGTTGCTGATCATCCGTTCCTATTCCTTATAAGAGACGATGCTACTGGTGTTGTGTTATTCATAGGGAGCGTGTTGAATCCTCTAGCTGGTTAG